A single window of Carassius auratus strain Wakin chromosome 9, ASM336829v1, whole genome shotgun sequence DNA harbors:
- the LOC113108060 gene encoding taste receptor type 2 member 60-like yields MEPWLYALLSSPLCLTATFFNIVFSFCLMRPVAGVMPRNPLRFLLIVVLFNSTFQQLVTVLTIVMLLFDAPFWLQTLTRALIYQFFCANFSCNAWISIFYYISIVPQQHPIFIWIKRNMNAILYISFGLNQIVLLISLSMGAVTYSLLGPVPSNFTSPELNKTLVESLETDLYLFHVANFTYLLYCTCPLFTLLFSWGKTFVYLRKHMKKMGQSSESFSQPQQKSQMRVTVTGMVQAALFLPSSLWTIAVAFLYITDLFEMVDPNRFVTMTFCSMSSLGNLLCFGFSQSVFRHGIVSVINKLKRHK; encoded by the coding sequence ATGGAGCCATGGCTATATGCTTTGCTCTCCAGTCCCCTTTGCCTCACAGCAACCTTTTTCAACATCGTCTTCTCTTTTTGTCTAATGAGACCAGTCGCTGGAGTAATGCCTCGCAATCCACTGCGCTTCTTGTTAATTGTTGTGTTATTCAATTCAACGTTTCAACAACTGGTGACTGTGCTGACCATTGTTATGTTGCTTTTTGATGCACCTTTCTGGCTTCAAACGCTAACCAGAGCTTTGATTTATCAGTTTTTCTGCGCCAACTTCTCATGCAATGCCTGGATCAGCATTTTCTACTACATTTCAATTGTTCCTCAGCAACATCCCATCTTTATCTGGATTAAGAGGAATATGAATGCCATACTATACATCAGCTTCGGTCTGAATCAAATAGTGCTTCTAATTTCTTTGTCTATGGGAGCAGTAACATATTCTTTGCTTGGGCCTGTCCCAAGCAATTTCACTTCACCTGAACTAAACAAAACACTAGTTGAAAGCTTAGAGACAGACTTGTATTTATTTCATGTGGCTAATTTTACATATTTGCTATATTGCACCTGTCCGCTGTTCACGTTATTATTCTCTTGGGGCAAAACCTTTGTTTATCTGCGCAAACATATGAAAAAGATGGGCCAGAGCAGTGAATCTTTTTCCCAACCCCAGCAGAAGAGCCAGATGCGGGTCACAGTAACAGGCATGGTACAGGCAGCCCTGTTTCTGCCCAGCAGCCTGTGGACTATTGCAGTTGCTTTCCTCTACATAACGGACCTCTTCGAAATGGTTGATCCCAATAGATTTGTCACAATGACATTCTGCTCAATGTCCAGTTTGGGAAATTTACTGTGTTTTGGATTCTCCCAGTCTGTGTTTCGCCATGGAATTGTAAGTGTCATTAACAAACTAAAGAGACACAAATAA